The Aerococcaceae bacterium DSM 111021 genome includes a region encoding these proteins:
- a CDS encoding LrgB family protein has translation MMSTLVATPFFGFMISIGFFILGSFLYKRIKFPLFNPLVFAIICVIIFLLLTDVSYETYNEGGRYIGIWVTPATVALAIKLEKNFKYLKESYPAILTGIVAGVAFHTALIIMFSLLFRFDYPLAATFLPKPVTTAIAIGISESVGGLVPLTVAIVVFTGVVGALIGPALFKFAKITNPVAQGIAYGSSAHAMGTSKAIEVGEVQGAMSGLAIVVTGIVVVVFAPIGAQILQLLF, from the coding sequence ATGATGAGTACTTTAGTTGCTACCCCGTTTTTCGGGTTTATGATTTCAATCGGGTTCTTTATATTAGGTAGTTTCCTATATAAACGAATTAAGTTCCCTTTATTTAATCCTTTAGTATTCGCAATTATATGCGTTATTATCTTTTTATTATTAACAGATGTATCGTATGAAACTTATAATGAAGGAGGAAGATATATTGGTATCTGGGTTACTCCGGCAACCGTTGCTTTAGCTATAAAACTTGAAAAGAACTTCAAGTATCTAAAGGAAAGCTATCCAGCTATTTTAACTGGGATAGTAGCCGGTGTTGCATTCCATACCGCATTAATTATAATGTTTAGCTTGCTATTCAGATTTGATTATCCTTTAGCTGCTACGTTCTTACCTAAACCGGTAACTACAGCCATTGCTATTGGTATATCAGAATCTGTTGGTGGACTTGTACCACTTACAGTTGCAATCGTAGTATTCACTGGTGTAGTGGGTGCATTAATTGGACCTGCTTTATTCAAATTCGCTAAGATTACAAACCCAGTTGCTCAAGGGATTGCTTATGGTTCTAGTGCACACGCTATGGGAACATCTAAAGCAATTGAGGTTGGAGAAGTTCAAGGAGCAATGTCTGGTTTAGCTATTGTCGTTACTGGTATTGTTGTTGTTGTCTTCGCACCAATTGGTGCACAAATATTACAATTATTATTTTAA